The Rhizorhabdus dicambivorans genome has a window encoding:
- a CDS encoding ParB/RepB/Spo0J family partition protein — protein sequence MSKAAVKPAKKSFADFDMDAMDFSAVPANTEFKAAGRFQRLPLDDIDPDPTQVRREFDQAEIDALAATIKDRGLLQPIVVAPTSNGRYIIRYGERRYRACRQLGFDQIDTVLDQADAERDIGLDQFLENEQRQALSLAERVSFIASRVSDTLSTKDLAARIAKPHSEVKRLYSLRTLPEDILAALKNCSPRAAVAIKHAIELDEQATRNFVAANENPTAAACEQFLATLQGSPEEESAQAGAAKAINDPAPPQESRASVAAATSATDDRRERPELDAHDDEREGEGAELADPSDHKPRAPRQPKEATDAPAIIIQGRRGIVLSGQVTVRFDGEAAPQTFDF from the coding sequence ATGAGCAAGGCAGCTGTCAAACCGGCGAAGAAGAGCTTTGCCGACTTCGATATGGACGCGATGGACTTTTCGGCCGTCCCCGCGAATACCGAGTTCAAGGCAGCTGGACGGTTTCAGCGCCTTCCGCTCGATGACATTGATCCAGACCCCACGCAGGTTCGCCGGGAGTTCGACCAGGCCGAGATTGATGCACTGGCTGCAACCATCAAGGACCGCGGCTTGCTGCAACCCATCGTTGTCGCGCCAACATCGAACGGTCGCTACATCATCCGCTACGGAGAGCGGCGCTATCGCGCGTGCCGCCAGCTTGGTTTCGACCAGATCGACACCGTTCTGGATCAGGCGGACGCCGAGCGCGATATTGGCCTCGACCAGTTTCTTGAGAACGAGCAACGCCAAGCCCTAAGTCTGGCTGAGCGCGTCAGTTTCATCGCGAGCCGCGTCAGTGACACGCTCTCGACAAAGGATCTAGCCGCGCGCATCGCCAAGCCGCATTCGGAAGTGAAGCGGCTCTACTCGCTGCGCACCTTGCCCGAGGACATTCTTGCCGCGTTGAAGAATTGTTCTCCGCGTGCCGCCGTCGCGATCAAACACGCGATCGAGCTGGACGAGCAGGCCACGCGCAATTTCGTGGCAGCAAACGAAAATCCGACAGCCGCCGCCTGTGAGCAGTTTCTTGCTACGCTCCAAGGCAGTCCCGAGGAAGAGAGCGCGCAGGCCGGTGCCGCTAAAGCGATCAACGATCCAGCGCCGCCCCAAGAATCGCGCGCGTCGGTGGCAGCTGCTACCAGTGCGACGGACGATCGTCGGGAGCGGCCCGAACTGGACGCTCACGACGACGAGCGGGAAGGGGAGGGGGCCGAGCTTGCCGATCCTTCCGATCACAAGCCGCGCGCCCCCCGTCAGCCGAAAGAGGCTACCGACGCACCGGCTATCATCATTCAGGGCCGTCGCGGGATTGTTCTAAGCGGCCAGGTCACGGTTCGGTTCGACGGCGAGGCCGCGCCCCAAACCTTCGACTTCTGA